Proteins encoded together in one Triticum dicoccoides isolate Atlit2015 ecotype Zavitan chromosome 7B, WEW_v2.0, whole genome shotgun sequence window:
- the LOC119339545 gene encoding NEP1-interacting protein-like 1, whose translation MDHWVPPSSSFAGADAASSNPRCRFDEVWRACGRSGAAAVAAAWWALGALLTLVFAFVGSVVGFFIGACMGMSTESGVLRGAGVGALSGGVFCTEAVESCIEIWRSSESGKYSILFVLDIISSLFSGRIVWEKVSPALQRAVQSQMSSMSTPFIDNSDLFETGGTDGMSSDLINKIPAIRFSAATGSDQETDESCCCSVCLQDFGSRQFVRALPQCGHIFHVPCIDNWLQRNASCPLCRCGVHIVDHMHM comes from the exons ATGGATCATTGGgtgcctccttcttcttccttcgccgGCGCGGACGCCGCTTCTTCTAATCCTCGCTGCCGCTTCGATGAGGTGTGGAGAGCATGCGGGAGGTCCGGCGCCGCGGCTGTGGCGGCGGCCTGGTGGGCGCTCGGCGCGCTGCTCACCTTGGTCTTCGCCTTCG TGGGTTCGGTAGTTGGGTTCTTCATTGGTGCCTGCATGGGGATGTCCACCGAAAGCGGCGTGCTCCGGGGCGCCGGTGTGGGAGCACTCTCCGGCGGGGTCTTCTGCACCGAGGCCGTTGAATCCTGCATCGAGATTTGGAGATCTAGTGAATCTGGAAAATATAGCATTCTCTTTGTG CTTGACATCATCTCTAGCCTCTTCAGTGGACGAATTGTTTGGGAGAAGGTCAGCCCGGCATTGCAGCGTGCAGTGCAAAGCCAG ATGAGTTCAATGAGTACACCATTCATCGACAACAGTGACCTTTTTGAGACCGGTGGTACGGATGGCATGTCAAGCGATCTGATCAACAAGATCCCAGCGATCAGGTTCAGCGCCGCAACCGGTTCTGATCAGGAAACTGATGAGAGCTGCTGCTGTTCAGTGTGCCTTCAG GATTTTGGATCGCGCCAATTTGTCAGAGCTTTGCCTCAGTGCGGGCACATTTTCCATGTGCCATGCATCGACAACTGGCTTCAAAGAAACGCATCCTGTCCACTGTGCAGGTGTGGTGTTCATATAGTAGACCATATGCATATGTAA